Proteins from a genomic interval of Xanthomonas sp. AM6:
- the cyoA gene encoding ubiquinol oxidase subunit II, whose product MIPLKQLRRSLRSGLLLLPALLLAGCDSAILNPKGQIGHDEKTLLITSVVLMLLVVIPVIVMTLAFAWRYRASNTKARYEPNWSHSTAIEVVVWSIPCMIILVLAVLTWRSSHALDPYKPLESDVKPIVIEAVALDWKWMFIYPEQGIATVNEIAFPVDTPLNFRITSDTVMNSFFIPHLGTQIYAMAGMETKLHLIANEPGDYFGLSANYSGHGFSKMAFTAHATDQAGFDAWVAKVKAAPKALDQTEFQVLAANRNDKAQYPVTYYSSVQDGMFKSLIDKYMMGKGHHMEGHDDHPASAAEPVAMCTSGDK is encoded by the coding sequence ATGATTCCGTTGAAACAACTCCGGCGCTCGCTGCGCTCCGGCCTGTTGCTCCTGCCCGCATTGCTGCTGGCCGGGTGCGACTCGGCCATCCTCAACCCCAAGGGGCAGATCGGCCACGACGAAAAGACGTTGCTGATCACCTCGGTGGTGCTGATGCTGCTGGTGGTGATCCCGGTCATCGTGATGACCCTGGCCTTCGCCTGGCGTTACCGCGCCTCCAACACCAAGGCCCGCTACGAGCCGAACTGGTCGCACTCCACCGCGATCGAGGTGGTGGTGTGGTCGATCCCGTGCATGATCATCCTGGTGCTGGCGGTGCTGACCTGGCGCTCCTCGCATGCGCTGGACCCGTACAAGCCGCTGGAGTCGGACGTGAAGCCGATCGTCATCGAGGCGGTGGCGCTGGACTGGAAGTGGATGTTCATCTACCCGGAGCAGGGCATCGCCACGGTCAACGAGATCGCGTTCCCGGTGGATACGCCGCTGAACTTCAGGATCACCTCCGATACGGTGATGAACTCGTTCTTCATCCCGCACCTGGGCACGCAGATCTACGCGATGGCCGGCATGGAGACCAAGCTGCACCTGATCGCCAACGAGCCGGGCGACTACTTCGGCCTGTCGGCGAACTACAGCGGCCACGGCTTCTCGAAGATGGCCTTCACCGCGCACGCCACCGACCAGGCCGGCTTCGACGCCTGGGTGGCCAAGGTCAAGGCCGCGCCGAAGGCGCTGGACCAGACCGAGTTCCAGGTCCTGGCCGCCAACCGCAACGACAAGGCGCAGTACCCGGTGACCTACTACTCGTCGGTGCAGGACGGCATGTTCAAGTCGCTGATCGACAAATACATGATGGGCAAGGGCCACCACATGG